The genomic DNA AATAAGCTTGATTTTAAGGTTCAAAAAGACTTAACTGCAGGGTTCTATAAGATAAGATGCTCTTTAATGGAAGATAAGAGTGTTTATGATCAGTTTAATGCAGCCTTTCTTGTTGTTGATAAAAGCTGGGCTGATAAAGGGAGTGATCTTAAGGTCAAAGAAGATAAGATTCTAATTAACGGAAGAGAAGAGTTCTTATGGGGTATAAACTATTATGAGTCAAAGAGGGGAGAGTTAAACTGGGTCTGGCCCAACCTCTATTACATAGATAGAGATTTTAAGTTGATGCATGAGATGGGTCTTAAGATTGTAAGAGTCCATTACCATCATCCTAAGTGGTTTAAGGATTATTTGGAATCGATAGGCTCTGATATTATAGGGTATTTTCCTGATAAAGATTATCTTCCCGATGAATATGATTTAAGGATATTGGATAGCTTTATATATCTTGCCAAGATGAATAGTTTAATCATATCTTTAGACCTCTTTACTCTCCTGCCTTGTGAGATGGGTAATCCTAAGGGCTGGTTATCTTTAACCAAGAGAATAACCGATAGAGGAAAGATAGAGAAGCAGCTTGAATTTGTGAGGATAATTTCAAATAGATATAAAGACGTTAAAGGGATAAGCTGGGATCTCTGGAATGAACCCAGAGTACCTGAGGAATATAAAGAAGAGCTGAAGGCTTGGGTTAAGGAGATAATATCTGAGTTTAGAAAAAACGGGGATAACCATCTTATTACTTTAGGCGGTAATGATAGCCTGTTCTTAGAGGAATACCTGGATTATACCTCTTACCATACGGATAATGTTTTAGATTCGGTATCTTCCGCCAAACCTCTGCTTTTACAAGAGTTTTGGCTGCCTAGAGGTTTAGATGAGGAGCTCAAGCAATTAGAAGAGCTGGAAGATATAATAGTTAACCTTAAAGATAGCAATTATCAGGGTTTTATGCCCTGGCAGTGGACCAGGCAATCAAGGCTATGGGATAGATCAGACCCTGAGGAATGGGACGATGATTTAGGGCTAATTTTAAGAGAAGACGGCTCTTTTAAGCCTGCCGGAAAGTTTTTCTTAAATAATTTCTAAGTGTTGTAAAGCTGCTGAAAGCAGCAACTAATGTTTACAGATATGAGAAGTATGAATATTTACTTCTGGAATCCCTCCCCGACGACTTTGGTCGTAACCTGCCTAAGTATAATAAGTTATGTATATAGTCTCTTTGGTTATTATGTTGGCATAAGAATTGCTTATAAAAGCAGAGGTAAGTGAAATGGAAAGAAAAGAAGAAAAGCAAATTAACCAGAGCGAAAACAAGGAGGCAGGTAAAATGAAGAACAAAGGAATGAAAACAAAAGTCTTTTTAGCAGCTGGGGTGTTAGTTATGTTAGGGTGCGGTTTATTGCTGAAATTTAATAGCAATAGCAGGGATGCCGGGCTTACTCAGGCGGATAAAATAATGGAAGAGCTCTCTTCTATGCCGTCTATTGATAATGCAGAGGTGGCATTTAAGGGAGAGGAGTTTCAGGAAGAGAAAAAGGTAATCATAGCCTCAAAACCTAAAACTAAGAAGGAATCTTATGTTTTCTCTTCTGTAGATGTGTCTGAAGAACCGGGATATATTGATGATTTAAGATATTCAGGAATAGAGGTTAAGGAGCGTAAAGAGATGACTTCAGTTAGCAAGCTTGTTAGCCGTCATATGGAAAAGGAAGGGTTTCCCAGGATGGAGAAGAGCTTTGCTAAAGAGCTGCCTGATAATTTTGTAGCTGGGGATGTTATAGTTCAAAGAGTTGTCTGGGCAGAGGGCGGAGAGTATAAAGTTATATATGATACACTTAAGGTTGCAGAAGGTCAAGAACTTGAAACAATAGGAATACTTGAAGGAGATCCAGATATAGTAGCAGCTGAGGTAAATGCAGTAGTTAAAGTTGAGCTTGATAGACTACTTAAGGTTCAGTCTATGCCTGGAGAGCAATCAAGCAGAGGTATTATTAAAGTGCAGGGGTATAGAACAACAGATTACAACGACCCTGGTCTTACTAACCAGTGGGGCTTAACGAGAATAGAGGCGTTGGATGCCTGGAACATAGAAGAGGGGAAAGATACTGTTAAAATAGTAGTATTAGATTCAGGATGCAGGTTAGACCATCCTGATTTAGCAGCTAATATAAATTTAGCTGAAAGTTATGATTATGTAGATAGCGATAATATACCGGAAGATGAATTAGGGCATGGAACACGTGTTGCAGGTATTATTGCTGCTGTAGGCGGCAATGGGCTTGGTGGTAGTGGTGTTATGAGAAAAGGGAATCTGATTATATATAGAATTATATGCGACGGAGATTCTTCGGTAGATATGGCTACTTTTATTACTGCGATAAGTGATGCTATTTGTACTGGAGCTAAGATTATTAATTTGTCTCTTGGTATAGAAGAAGAAGCTATAATGAATTTAAATGCTGCAACTAGTCTTGCTATGGCGGCGGCTTTCAGTAATGAAAATGTGTTGTTTGTTGCCGCAGCAGGTAATGATACAGACGGCGGCATACTCTATCCTGCGCAATATTCAGAAGTGCTTTGCGTAGCTGCAACAGATATAAATGATGGGCGTTATGCAGGAGCTGCATATGGTGATAAAGTTGATTTATCAGCACCGGGCGTAAGAATATATTCAACTACGATGTCATTAAGTGATGAATATGGTTACAGGGGCGGTACATCTATGGCAGCTGGTTTTGTATCTGGAGTTGCAGGATTGCTGCTTTCAA from Candidatus Kaelpia imicola includes the following:
- a CDS encoding S8 family serine peptidase, producing the protein MKNKGMKTKVFLAAGVLVMLGCGLLLKFNSNSRDAGLTQADKIMEELSSMPSIDNAEVAFKGEEFQEEKKVIIASKPKTKKESYVFSSVDVSEEPGYIDDLRYSGIEVKERKEMTSVSKLVSRHMEKEGFPRMEKSFAKELPDNFVAGDVIVQRVVWAEGGEYKVIYDTLKVAEGQELETIGILEGDPDIVAAEVNAVVKVELDRLLKVQSMPGEQSSRGIIKVQGYRTTDYNDPGLTNQWGLTRIEALDAWNIEEGKDTVKIVVLDSGCRLDHPDLAANINLAESYDYVDSDNIPEDELGHGTRVAGIIAAVGGNGLGGSGVMRKGNLIIYRIICDGDSSVDMATFITAISDAICTGAKIINLSLGIEEEAIMNLNAATSLAMAAAFSNENVLFVAAAGNDTDGGILYPAQYSEVLCVAATDINDGRYAGAAYGDKVDLSAPGVRIYSTTMSLSDEYGYRGGTSMAAGFVSGVAGLLLSKDPGLSTSRLKEILTDSADKFATDAEGRGSGRLNANKALLNANEALLKIASGDTPLEITVSPLEPIVNQPVIFTVDLASAGIDPAASTFNWLFDDGVATI
- a CDS encoding cellulase family glycosylhydrolase, which translates into the protein MVKKFLFILSFLFVFGLVSEFNLISAQNNRSALCLFNKENSSVSKKEISKFLKAAQFSSLRWSKELEEYLYEVDYLILSKGSLENREQDIILEFLKSGGGLVLFLPKAYDEAFLKEIGLRTYDIYGDDLSVEYNRDFFKSPVEGSISCYKGVLVKTGYGGDIREPDRGNVFPERIPVRDFNILSKVVDREGNFLGSNIVLVKHWINPWDLKGRAPLRWLIFSGNEINLTKRDYRRISKVLNRDIVIKDLSSIFPLYYQGEDIGLSLSIFNPLKADKRIRFLIELSSDSKVIYSIYQERAIKEGFNKLDFKVQKDLTAGFYKIRCSLMEDKSVYDQFNAAFLVVDKSWADKGSDLKVKEDKILINGREEFLWGINYYESKRGELNWVWPNLYYIDRDFKLMHEMGLKIVRVHYHHPKWFKDYLESIGSDIIGYFPDKDYLPDEYDLRILDSFIYLAKMNSLIISLDLFTLLPCEMGNPKGWLSLTKRITDRGKIEKQLEFVRIISNRYKDVKGISWDLWNEPRVPEEYKEELKAWVKEIISEFRKNGDNHLITLGGNDSLFLEEYLDYTSYHTDNVLDSVSSAKPLLLQEFWLPRGLDEELKQLEELEDIIVNLKDSNYQGFMPWQWTRQSRLWDRSDPEEWDDDLGLILREDGSFKPAGKFFLNNF